The nucleotide window CTAGCACCCAGCATCACACTATGGATGGTGGCGATTAAGAGCAGGTACTGGTATAGAACACCATAAAAGCCACTGGCTTTGGATAAATCAAAAACACCAACGCCCATCACGACCTGAAGTGCTTTTGGAATTTGCGAGACGAATTCATTGATCGCTTGCCCTGAGATGGGCATGGCTGCATACTTCCCCATACTGATCAGTACCATAAGAACCATCCCTACGGACCAGAAGATTAATGATCTTAGGTTGGCCTTCATTTCTCTCATCACAATATTCATCATTCCACCTCCCTTAGGCTGAATGAATATCTTTCTTACTGAAGAGTAGGTAACTTCCTGTAATCATAAGTGTAATAAGGATGATTTCCAGTAGTAGAAAGGTACTTTCATAGGTTGAATATTGGATTATGGACTGCACATTAAAATAGTCAAAAGGAGAAAAATAACGAAGCTTTTCATCTCTTAAAACAGAAACAAGCATACTCAACATAAAAAATCCAGAAACCGTTCCCATGGAGACCATTAGTACAGACTTAATTCTTGGAGCAAGGATAGCAATCAAGATCCCCAAGGCACTAAAGAGCAGCTGCACAAAGAGCAGTGTCAAGGATACCAATAAAAATGTAGTGTATTGAAATGCGGATGTACTAATAATTAGAGCGGATATACTTGCCACCAGAATATAGATAATGTTCGTGAGAAGGAGTAGCATGAGAACCGCAGCGATTTTAGCACTTAACACGCTGCTACGACTGATGGGTTTCGTAAGAAGAAAGTCAGCTGTGTGATGACTTGTTTCTTTGGAAATAACAGAGATACCCAGATTCATCGCTTGAATCGCTCCACAGAGCATAATATAGCTAAAAATATATCCATAGAATCCTAAGAAAGAGAAGATGGTTTGGAGATCCACCCCAAATGCAGCCAAGAACCCTTGGGGAAATCCTTGTAACAATGTTTTTACGACCTCCGCATTTTCAGCATAGATAGGGAAGAAGGATAAGAAGAGAATAATGAGTAATGATAAGGAGAGCACCCAAATCCCTGTGGATTTCCCATAGGTCTTCAATTCATGGAGAAAGAGGTTCATCTCTGCTCAATCCTCCTTCTCGTAATAATGCATAAAGATTTCCTCAAGGTCCGGCTCCTCGATGATCAGATTGGTAAGCTCTATGTTAGCAAGCTTATTGATCATCACGTTAATATTTCCTTTAAAAATAAAGCTAGTAGCATACCCCTTAACTTCAAGCTGGTTTACCCCATCCATAGTAAAATAGGCTGGATCTACAGGAGCATGTGATTCAACGGAAATCCTCTTATAGGCATCCACCCGTAGTTTGCTGATCTGCTCGACCTTCAGGATTCTCCCTTCTTTAATAATGGCTACCCGATCACAGAGCTTTTGCACCTCACGCAAGATATGTGATGAGAAGAAGATGGTAACACCCTTTTCATTTTCCGCCTTTAAGAGCTCGAAAAATTTCTGTTGTATCAACGGATCCAATCCGCTTGTAGGCTCATCAAGAATAATTAGCTTCGGTTCATGTAATAAGCCCTGGATAATACCCACCTTCTTTTTATTGCCAAAGGAAAGGTCAGCGATTTTTTGCTTCAAATCTAGCTGCAATAGATCCGCCAATTCATAGATCCGTGCAGAGCAATTCTTTTTGTAGAATGAAGCAGAATATTTTAATAGTTCTAGTACCTTCATATTGTCATAATAGAAGACTTCGGACGGGAGGTAGCCTACTTCCTTAAGAATTTCTGGGCCCTTCGTCGCTACATCCATGCCAAAGATTGTTGCACTACCACTGGTTGGATGGAGCAAGGAGAGTAAGGTACGGATCGTTGTGGACTTTCCTGCACCATTGGGTCCGATAAATCCAAAGATCTCTCCCTCTTCCACCTGAAAGCTTACATCCTCAATTCCCCTCGATTTTCCAAATGTTTTGGTAAGATGATGCACCTCGATCACATTCATGCTTACACCCCCAATATAAAGAATTTCTTATCCTCTAAATACGCGTTTAGATTCATCATTTCCTCTTTATAATCACATAAACCGCTAGTTTCTTTCTCTTCATGAATTAATACCAATTCTAAGATAAATCACAGCATTCCATTTAGGGAATTATTTCACATTATGGTACATTGTCCCCATTCGTGCTAAGATGAAACTAATACCAAATATGGAGGTGACCATGTGAAGACTAGAACTTTTAGACCACAAATTACTTCGCAAGAGCTGTTACGCAAAGGAACCGACTTTCAATTTGAAGGCCGTTTTCAAGAGACGCTAGCGTATAACCATTTTAGACAAGAAGACTTTAAACGCTTAGGTGAAGTGGCAGCCTATCTAGAAGAGTCCTTTCATGAAGCGATCCAGCTACTTCACAGCCAATTCGTTGAATTAAGAACAGGAAATAATGAACCACCTTCTTTGGAGACCGTCGAAGCCTATATCCGTACATTCTTCTTCGAGGAAAGAACACAAGCCTATGTGGATAAGACGATGGTCTTCTTCAATCAGCTTCGAAAAAATAATTACCATATTGGGAAATTACTTGTCGCATTTAATCAGCTTAATTTCTTCTTCACCATTAAGCTTTTATCCAAGAAGGCTTTGAGCCCCCATACCTGCCTTCGTCTGATGGAAAGCCTCCAACGGGCCATGAACATCGAACAGGAGGTTCTGATCGAAGTATACACCGAGAAGCTGATGGAGGATACCGCCGTAGGAATCACTTCTATTATGGAGAAAAACGCAGAGATCATGTTCATTCGAGACTTGCTCAAAAAAATGGAGGAGCAAAGTGAAGAAGCGCAGACCATCTCTGCTTCTACAGAAGAGATGACCGCTTCCATCGCTGAGGTGGCGAGTAATGCTGTGTCTGTAGCTGAACGGACCGAGGATGCTGTTAAGAAAGCAGAACAAGGAAGAATGGTGATTACTGCCGCTCTCGATGAGATTGTATTGACGGATAAAACCTTTCAACAGATTGTTGAACACTTTGATCGCCTAAAACAAGATATTTCACGAATCCAAGATGTAGTTCAGTTAATCCATGGAATCGCTGATCAGACCAATCTCCTTGCTCTCAATGCATCTATTGAGGCAGCAAGAGCAGGAGAACATGGGAGAGGCTTCGCTGTAGTGGCTAGTGAGGTTCGAAAATTGGCAGAGAATACGGTAGAATCTCTCAAGGAAGTGAATAAGAATGTCAATAACCTTGAGACATTTTCCCAGGAAATGTCGGAGTCCATTAACCTCACCACCAACATTATTCAGCAAGGGGTCCATAAGGCTAGTGAAGCAGTACCCATTCTTGAAGAGATCGTTACAGATGTAGAAAGAATCAGTGTAGCGACTACAAGTACAGCTGCTTCTGCACAAGAACAGGCTGCAGCCGTAGATGATGTTGCCCAACGTATGGTGCAAATCACTGATCTATCTGAACAAGTGAAGGCGTTAGGCAATAATACTGGAGTAGCCGTACATGATCTCGGAAAATTAACCGAAGCACTACGAAACATGCTATTTTCCAAGAATATTCACCTATCCACCCGCTCCATGCTTTTATTATCGAAGACCGATCATATCCTGTGGAAGTGGCGTATTTATAATATGCTTCTTGGCTTTGAACAAGTACGTCCAGAAGATGTACTCTCCCATAAAGAGTGTCGCTTAGGAAAATGGTACTTCGATGCAAGTACCAGCAAACGGCTAAGTACCTACGAGGATTATCAATTACTTGATGAACCTCATCATCAGGTTCATCAATATGCGAAGCAAGCTGCTGAAGCCTACGCACGCAGGGACATGCAGGATGCAGAAAAGCAACTAGCCTTATTAGATCAGGCATCTAAGCAAGTATTGAACCATATTGACCGCTTACTTCACCTCCTTGAACAAAGCAGAGCTTAGAATAGACCCTAAGTGTGTCTAATTATGTAATATTTTTTGTCGAAATTGATAACTTTTGCTTGTACCCCGCGGGGTAAACGTTTACAATAGAATTGACAACATTGTTACAAAGATTTAAAGAATGAGAGATTACTTGGGGGAGTGATAGCATGTCTGAACAAACATTCAAGGTGGTCATTGTAGGTGGAGGAACTGCAGGGATTACCGTAGCTGCTCAGTTGGCACGAAAAATGTCACCACAGCAAATCGCGGTGATCGATCCAGCAGAGAATCACTACTATCAACCATTATGGACGCTGGTTGGCGCTGGAGTCATGCCGAAAGAAAAGACAGTCCATACCGAAAAATCCGTCATTCCAAAGGGTGTTCATTGGATTCAAGAGGCGGTTACCTCATTTGCACCAGAAGAGAACTATGTGATGACCGATCGTCAAACCAAGGTAAACTACGAGTACTTAGTCGTAGCTCCTGGAATCAAGTTGAATTGGGATGGTATCAAAGGACTTAAAGAATCCATAGGGAAAAATGGCGTTGTCTCTAACTATTCCTACGATACGGTAGATAGCACATGGCAAGCCCTTCAAAATATTAAAGGCGGTAATGTGATCTTTACCCAACCGACTACTCCCATTAAATGTGGTGGAGCACCACAGAAGATTATGTATCTGACAGAAGATTATCTTCGCAAGCATAACCTTCGGGATAAGGTCAATATTAGCTTCTACACACCTGCAGGCAAAATTTTTCCAGTCAAAAAATATGAAGATGCTATCAACGAGATGATTGAACGGAGAGGCATCCAGCGAAAATTCCAGTATAATCTAATCGAAATCATTGGCAATGAAAAGAAAGCTATCTTTGAAAATCTCACAACGGGTGAAACGGAAACGGTTTCCTATGAGATGATTCACGTTACACCACCCATGAGCGCTCCCGACTTTATTAAGGAGAGTCCACTGGTTGATGCTTCTGGATTGGTGGAAGTGGATAAGCACACACTTCAACATACACGTTATGCCAACATCTTCAGCCTTGGTGACGTAATTAATACAGGTACACCTACGAAGAATGGTGCTGCAGTAAGAAAGCAAGCGCCTGTTGTCGTCGCTAATCTGCTTAACGCCATGAAGGG belongs to Rubeoparvulum massiliense and includes:
- a CDS encoding ABC transporter permease, whose protein sequence is MNLFLHELKTYGKSTGIWVLSLSLLIILFLSFFPIYAENAEVVKTLLQGFPQGFLAAFGVDLQTIFSFLGFYGYIFSYIMLCGAIQAMNLGISVISKETSHHTADFLLTKPISRSSVLSAKIAAVLMLLLLTNIIYILVASISALIISTSAFQYTTFLLVSLTLLFVQLLFSALGILIAILAPRIKSVLMVSMGTVSGFFMLSMLVSVLRDEKLRYFSPFDYFNVQSIIQYSTYESTFLLLEIILITLMITGSYLLFSKKDIHSA
- a CDS encoding ABC transporter ATP-binding protein yields the protein MNVIEVHHLTKTFGKSRGIEDVSFQVEEGEIFGFIGPNGAGKSTTIRTLLSLLHPTSGSATIFGMDVATKGPEILKEVGYLPSEVFYYDNMKVLELLKYSASFYKKNCSARIYELADLLQLDLKQKIADLSFGNKKKVGIIQGLLHEPKLIILDEPTSGLDPLIQQKFFELLKAENEKGVTIFFSSHILREVQKLCDRVAIIKEGRILKVEQISKLRVDAYKRISVESHAPVDPAYFTMDGVNQLEVKGYATSFIFKGNINVMINKLANIELTNLIIEEPDLEEIFMHYYEKED
- a CDS encoding globin-coupled sensor protein; amino-acid sequence: MKTRTFRPQITSQELLRKGTDFQFEGRFQETLAYNHFRQEDFKRLGEVAAYLEESFHEAIQLLHSQFVELRTGNNEPPSLETVEAYIRTFFFEERTQAYVDKTMVFFNQLRKNNYHIGKLLVAFNQLNFFFTIKLLSKKALSPHTCLRLMESLQRAMNIEQEVLIEVYTEKLMEDTAVGITSIMEKNAEIMFIRDLLKKMEEQSEEAQTISASTEEMTASIAEVASNAVSVAERTEDAVKKAEQGRMVITAALDEIVLTDKTFQQIVEHFDRLKQDISRIQDVVQLIHGIADQTNLLALNASIEAARAGEHGRGFAVVASEVRKLAENTVESLKEVNKNVNNLETFSQEMSESINLTTNIIQQGVHKASEAVPILEEIVTDVERISVATTSTAASAQEQAAAVDDVAQRMVQITDLSEQVKALGNNTGVAVHDLGKLTEALRNMLFSKNIHLSTRSMLLLSKTDHILWKWRIYNMLLGFEQVRPEDVLSHKECRLGKWYFDASTSKRLSTYEDYQLLDEPHHQVHQYAKQAAEAYARRDMQDAEKQLALLDQASKQVLNHIDRLLHLLEQSRA
- a CDS encoding NAD(P)/FAD-dependent oxidoreductase; this encodes MSEQTFKVVIVGGGTAGITVAAQLARKMSPQQIAVIDPAENHYYQPLWTLVGAGVMPKEKTVHTEKSVIPKGVHWIQEAVTSFAPEENYVMTDRQTKVNYEYLVVAPGIKLNWDGIKGLKESIGKNGVVSNYSYDTVDSTWQALQNIKGGNVIFTQPTTPIKCGGAPQKIMYLTEDYLRKHNLRDKVNISFYTPAGKIFPVKKYEDAINEMIERRGIQRKFQYNLIEIIGNEKKAIFENLTTGETETVSYEMIHVTPPMSAPDFIKESPLVDASGLVEVDKHTLQHTRYANIFSLGDVINTGTPTKNGAAVRKQAPVVVANLLNAMKGQPITTQYEGYGSCPLVTGYGRLMLIEFDYSMQPKESFPFNQAKERLSMYLLKRYLLPAMYWKGMLKGRA